The Polyangiaceae bacterium genome includes a region encoding these proteins:
- a CDS encoding glycosyltransferase family 39 protein, protein MPSTSVPPPAEAIQPERVVDPDGWLVVASWTVIALSAAQILLFSFGRDQGIYATVADGILRGQMPYRDVWDFKPPGIFLVYALAQALFGKTMLAPRLLEVAGLIGMIVGFMRLSETFFGVKRVGLVGGAVAALIHAQLEFWHTGQPETFGGFLTVWALVLTTREGKRSRRLWRWAAIGALLGCAFLLKPPLGGGAIACAAYLARDEWGQKAKWQAALLPFVVVALGSLVPIAACGLWFKARGAWDALYWTLFEFTPGYTKLGWTNRSAPEMFYWGLEELFFRFSALAALGFIAAIVIRPMHETERRGSFLILGVMAIHLAGIAMQGKFFQYHYAASLPLLALLGGLGLYKLWRRTLAAGASGVLAFVAFVGVAISMRIAVRDLGSFWDRATLRTGYLLRMGPIHSRELLDKELYRVADYNLDASRQVALEVQRRTQPDAKIFIWGFEPGVYWMADRAASTRYIYDVPQRVSWGRERARKELIAELTANPPALLVTQRGDRFSWVTGDEYDSAEALLHFPELARIVEADFRLVTSIEDFDVYERRSGD, encoded by the coding sequence ATGCCCAGCACCTCGGTGCCGCCGCCCGCGGAGGCGATCCAGCCCGAGCGTGTGGTGGACCCCGACGGCTGGCTGGTGGTGGCTTCGTGGACGGTGATCGCGCTGTCCGCGGCGCAGATCCTGCTCTTCTCGTTCGGGCGCGACCAGGGCATCTACGCCACGGTTGCCGACGGCATCCTGCGCGGGCAGATGCCCTACCGCGACGTGTGGGACTTCAAGCCGCCGGGCATCTTCCTGGTCTACGCCCTGGCCCAGGCGCTGTTCGGCAAGACCATGCTGGCTCCCCGCCTGCTGGAGGTGGCCGGGCTCATCGGCATGATCGTCGGGTTCATGCGGCTGTCGGAGACCTTCTTCGGCGTGAAGCGTGTCGGGCTGGTCGGCGGCGCCGTGGCAGCGCTGATCCACGCCCAGCTCGAGTTCTGGCACACCGGGCAGCCGGAGACCTTTGGCGGCTTTCTGACCGTGTGGGCGCTGGTCCTGACCACGCGAGAGGGCAAGCGCAGTCGCAGGCTCTGGCGCTGGGCGGCCATCGGCGCGCTGCTCGGCTGCGCGTTCCTGCTGAAGCCGCCGCTCGGCGGCGGCGCCATTGCGTGCGCTGCGTATCTCGCGCGCGACGAGTGGGGCCAAAAGGCGAAATGGCAGGCGGCGCTCTTGCCCTTCGTCGTGGTCGCGCTCGGGAGCCTGGTGCCCATCGCGGCGTGTGGGCTCTGGTTCAAGGCGCGCGGCGCGTGGGACGCGCTCTACTGGACGCTGTTCGAGTTCACACCGGGGTACACCAAGCTCGGCTGGACCAACCGCAGCGCGCCGGAGATGTTCTACTGGGGACTGGAGGAGCTGTTCTTCCGCTTCTCAGCTTTGGCAGCGCTCGGCTTCATCGCGGCGATCGTGATCCGCCCCATGCACGAGACCGAGCGGCGAGGCTCGTTCTTGATCCTCGGCGTGATGGCGATCCACCTGGCGGGGATCGCGATGCAGGGCAAGTTCTTCCAGTACCACTACGCGGCGTCGCTGCCGCTGCTCGCCCTGCTCGGCGGGCTCGGCCTGTACAAGCTCTGGCGGCGGACCTTGGCTGCCGGAGCGAGCGGCGTTCTGGCCTTCGTGGCCTTCGTGGGCGTCGCCATCAGCATGCGCATCGCGGTGCGCGATCTCGGCAGTTTTTGGGACAGAGCCACGCTGCGCACCGGCTATCTCTTGCGCATGGGGCCGATCCACTCGCGCGAGCTCTTGGACAAGGAGCTCTACCGGGTCGCGGACTACAACCTGGACGCCAGCAGGCAGGTCGCGCTGGAGGTGCAGCGGCGCACGCAGCCCGACGCGAAGATCTTCATCTGGGGATTCGAGCCCGGCGTGTACTGGATGGCCGATCGGGCTGCGTCGACGCGGTACATCTACGACGTCCCGCAGCGGGTGTCCTGGGGACGCGAGCGTGCCAGAAAGGAGCTGATCGCGGAGCTCACCGCGAACCCGCCCGCGCTGCTCGTCACGCAGCGCGGGGATCGCTTCAGCTGGGTGACCGGTGACGAATACGACTCCGCCGAGGCGCTGCTCCACTTCCCGGAGCTGGCGCGCATCGTCGAGGCGGATTTTCGTCTGGTGACGAGCATCGAAGACTTCGACGTGTACGAGCGGCGAAGCGGCGATTGA
- a CDS encoding SRPBCC family protein yields MAKIRKSISIRAPLNQVYDFMTQPENLLEIWPSMVEVSHVARSADGSHSFDWVYKMGGIHFKGHAATSEVIQYQRVVVKNDKGIPSTFFWAYSGENGNTKLILDVDYTLPSRLLDKLAEPFLTKINEREAETLLENLKNRMELGMKAVVPKAAQHVSPR; encoded by the coding sequence ATGGCAAAGATCCGAAAGTCCATCAGCATTCGCGCGCCGCTCAACCAGGTCTACGACTTCATGACCCAGCCCGAGAACCTGCTGGAAATCTGGCCGAGCATGGTGGAGGTCAGCCACGTCGCGCGCTCCGCGGATGGCTCACACAGCTTCGACTGGGTGTACAAGATGGGCGGCATCCACTTCAAAGGACACGCGGCCACCAGCGAGGTGATCCAGTATCAGCGCGTCGTGGTCAAGAACGACAAGGGCATTCCGAGCACGTTCTTCTGGGCTTACTCCGGCGAGAACGGCAACACGAAGCTGATCCTCGACGTCGACTACACGCTGCCGAGCCGCCTGCTCGACAAGCTGGCGGAGCCGTTCCTCACCAAGATCAACGAGCGCGAGGCCGAGACGTTGCTCGAGAACCTCAAGAATCGCATGGAGCTCGGCATGAAGGCGGTGGTGCCCAAGGCCGCGCAGCACGTCAGCCCCCGGTGA